In Allocoprobacillus halotolerans, a genomic segment contains:
- a CDS encoding ABC transporter permease: MPLVVADIIDSGVATQDEQYILHKGVLLFILAILGYSCALVCQYFASKTSQGFGTYLRNDMFKAINSCDYENIDEIGIPSLMTRITNDTNQLQLAVAMTIRLASRSPFLIIGSLIMAFRINIEISLIFICAAPLLAFSIYLVMSRSLPLYLKVQKQLDHVSLVCRENLAGIRVIRAFSKQKQENGRFQQATQIQKDIQMQVGKLSALLNPSTSVIVNCAILVILYVGGSKVNEGTLLQGEVIALINYMNQILLSMFAFANVIVIYNKATACYKRVQEVLSIQPAIQDGCQNIDNHDGPLVTFDHVSFSYQGSRALNDISFSIEKGKQLVLLVEQVQGSRL, from the coding sequence GTGCCACTTGTTGTAGCTGATATTATTGATTCTGGGGTAGCTACACAAGATGAACAATATATTTTACATAAAGGAGTACTTCTATTTATTTTAGCTATTTTAGGGTATAGTTGTGCTTTGGTATGTCAATATTTTGCATCTAAAACTTCACAAGGGTTTGGAACATATTTAAGAAATGATATGTTTAAAGCAATCAATAGTTGTGATTATGAAAATATAGATGAAATAGGAATTCCATCATTAATGACACGTATTACAAATGATACAAATCAATTACAATTAGCTGTAGCCATGACAATTCGTTTGGCATCACGTTCTCCATTTTTAATTATTGGATCGCTAATTATGGCATTTCGTATTAATATAGAGATATCACTTATTTTTATTTGTGCAGCGCCTTTGTTAGCTTTTTCCATATATCTTGTTATGTCACGCTCATTACCACTCTATTTAAAAGTCCAAAAACAATTGGATCATGTATCACTCGTTTGTCGTGAAAATTTAGCGGGTATTCGTGTTATTCGTGCTTTTTCTAAACAAAAACAGGAAAATGGGCGTTTTCAACAAGCTACACAGATACAAAAAGATATACAAATGCAAGTCGGGAAACTTTCAGCACTTTTAAATCCGAGTACAAGTGTTATAGTTAATTGTGCTATTTTGGTTATTTTATATGTGGGTGGATCGAAAGTAAATGAAGGAACACTTTTACAAGGGGAGGTCATTGCTTTAATCAATTATATGAACCAGATTTTATTGTCTATGTTTGCATTTGCAAATGTGATTGTCATTTATAATAAAGCGACAGCTTGTTATAAACGTGTTCAAGAAGTTTTATCCATTCAACCTGCTATTCAAGATGGTTGTCAGAATATAGATAATCATGATGGTCCATTAGTTACTTTTGACCATGTTAGTTTTTCTTATCAGGGAAGTCGTGCCTTAAATGATATATCTTTTTCAATTGAAAAAGGGAAACAATTGGTATTATTGGTGGAACAGGTTCAGGGAAGTCGACTTTAG
- a CDS encoding LysR family transcriptional regulator — MDIKQMIYFKTIVEEGTISKAAQTLHMAQPPLSMQLKQLEEELGVTLLKRGHRKIELTQAGKIFYKRSLQMISLSETTFHEIQDMQNEVLRVGITSSNSSILPIYLSQNPSFSQLSFRIYEGSTYEIIDLLLTHHIDLGIVRTPFDQSQLHCQSFLREPMVAIGIPSLLNSHMVHMSDYQNKPLIVHQRYLSLITDYCLKLQFHPHIQVTCDDSRTSMQWAKAGLGIAIVPQSILSFHHDSKLVNVIIEDEALKTDLTIITRPNEILNTSIQKLMQLFIY; from the coding sequence ATGGATATTAAACAAATGATTTATTTTAAAACAATTGTAGAAGAAGGAACGATTTCTAAAGCTGCTCAAACTTTGCATATGGCACAACCTCCTTTGTCCATGCAATTAAAGCAATTAGAAGAAGAACTTGGAGTAACTTTATTAAAAAGAGGTCATCGTAAAATCGAATTAACACAGGCTGGAAAAATTTTTTATAAAAGAAGCTTACAAATGATTTCTTTAAGTGAAACAACATTTCATGAAATCCAAGATATGCAAAATGAAGTTCTAAGAGTTGGTATTACTTCTTCTAATTCAAGTATCCTTCCTATATATCTTTCCCAAAATCCATCTTTTTCACAGCTTTCTTTTCGTATTTATGAAGGAAGTACATATGAAATTATAGATTTATTACTAACACATCATATTGATTTAGGAATTGTTCGTACCCCATTTGACCAAAGTCAGCTCCATTGTCAATCCTTTTTAAGAGAACCCATGGTTGCAATCGGTATTCCCTCACTCTTAAATTCTCATATGGTACATATGTCTGATTATCAAAATAAACCACTCATTGTCCATCAACGTTATTTATCATTGATTACTGATTATTGTCTTAAGCTCCAATTTCATCCCCATATTCAAGTGACTTGTGATGATTCTAGAACATCTATGCAGTGGGCAAAAGCCGGTCTTGGCATAGCCATTGTTCCACAAAGCATCTTATCATTTCACCATGATTCAAAACTTGTCAACGTAATTATTGAGGATGAGGCCTTAAAAACTGATTTAACAATTATTACAAGACCAAATGAGATTTTGAATACATCTATTCAAAAATTAATGCAGCTATTTATTTATTAA
- a CDS encoding DUF6120 family protein codes for MKRQKFKKKAAQIFYRQLYTTFPLHNTQEKKFLDFFKKRLMEYEIQYPEATYQDYIYHFGLPEDIITLFYQHHDHHYVISHMRSRKIIKYTACIIIPLVVVCLIYFLYTTYQNYQNYMEFPYYEEEIIYDYGTITMHE; via the coding sequence ATGAAAAGACAAAAATTTAAGAAAAAAGCAGCACAAATATTTTATCGTCAGCTCTATACCACTTTCCCACTCCATAATACTCAAGAGAAAAAGTTTTTAGATTTTTTCAAAAAAAGGCTTATGGAGTATGAAATACAGTATCCAGAAGCAACATATCAAGATTATATCTATCACTTTGGACTCCCTGAAGATATTATTACACTTTTTTATCAGCACCATGATCATCATTACGTGATTTCTCATATGAGATCAAGAAAAATAATAAAATATACAGCTTGTATCATCATTCCTCTTGTGGTGGTTTGTTTAATCTATTTTTTGTACACAACTTATCAAAACTATCAAAATTATATGGAATTTCCTTATTATGAAGAAGAAATTATTTATGATTATGGCACTATCACCATGCATGAATAA
- a CDS encoding Rpn family recombination-promoting nuclease/putative transposase, with product MKDLKVDDVIRDFFRNPEHFADMMNAILYGGQNVIKPDELQRMDTSEIFVGNYISRERRRDVIMLWKGKDSQAILALEAQDQVDFTMVSRTLLYDALTYNMQDKEYKSYKIMPVVSLVLFHGEGRWIAATSLVERMDIPESLKGMPNDWKMKIVDIKDLDYHLLKNEDNRNIVKTVNQIWRKEKEDFKGMEVSKTAARVIAILTERFDILERVKGEEGTVAMWSFWKDIEDSGIRIGEERGMKKGMLRIVITQLKKVLGTLTPELTLRIELSNEEELNNLALHIADIHSETDVYMILE from the coding sequence ATGAAAGATTTGAAAGTTGATGATGTCATCAGAGATTTCTTCAGAAATCCTGAACACTTTGCTGATATGATGAACGCTATTCTCTATGGCGGTCAGAATGTCATTAAGCCTGATGAACTTCAAAGAATGGATACAAGTGAAATCTTTGTAGGCAATTATATTTCCAGGGAAAGAAGACGTGATGTCATCATGTTGTGGAAAGGAAAGGATTCACAGGCTATCTTGGCATTGGAAGCACAGGACCAGGTTGATTTTACAATGGTGTCAAGAACACTTCTCTATGATGCATTAACCTATAACATGCAAGATAAGGAGTACAAGAGCTACAAGATCATGCCAGTTGTCAGCCTCGTATTGTTTCATGGCGAAGGAAGATGGATAGCAGCCACGTCACTGGTAGAAAGAATGGATATTCCTGAAAGCTTGAAGGGGATGCCAAATGACTGGAAGATGAAGATTGTAGACATCAAGGATTTGGACTATCACCTACTCAAAAATGAGGATAATCGCAATATCGTCAAAACAGTTAATCAGATATGGAGAAAAGAGAAAGAAGATTTCAAAGGGATGGAAGTCTCAAAGACAGCCGCAAGGGTGATAGCGATACTTACGGAAAGATTTGATATTTTAGAACGAGTGAAAGGAGAAGAAGGAACCGTGGCAATGTGGTCATTTTGGAAAGACATTGAAGATTCAGGTATACGAATAGGAGAAGAACGTGGTATGAAAAAAGGTATGTTGAGAATTGTTATTACTCAACTTAAAAAAGTACTAGGAACACTCACACCTGAATTAACATTGAGAATTGAATTAAGTAATGAAGAAGAGTTAAACAATCTTGCATTACATATAGCAGATATACATAGTGAAACAGATGTTTATATGATACTTGAGTAA
- a CDS encoding YitT family protein → MHQAKHLVRDTLIVLLGNLVLAFGVAVFAVPSNLIVAGATGIALIICEFISVNYATVVFIINMLMLLLGFVVLGKKFAAGTILSSIIFPFFLAMFESIPQLQHLTSDMLLSAIYSGLFTGLGCGIVFRIGYSTGGTDIPPIIINKKFHVSLGVCVYFFDVIVLLGQSFFTSFEGILYGIITVFITAIVLDKVTIFGEKNLQVLVISAHYEEIAEAIFNEIDRGCTFVNVTTGYFHDQQNAVLCVVNNREYPIINDLVMEIDPTAFIIGSEIHSVKGRGFTLPNIDLDKKLKERI, encoded by the coding sequence ATGCATCAGGCAAAACATCTTGTCCGTGATACATTAATTGTTTTATTAGGTAACCTTGTCTTAGCATTTGGGGTGGCGGTGTTTGCTGTACCATCCAATTTAATTGTTGCTGGAGCAACAGGAATTGCTTTGATTATTTGTGAATTTATTTCTGTGAATTATGCAACTGTTGTTTTTATTATTAATATGTTGATGTTGTTATTGGGATTTGTGGTTTTAGGAAAGAAATTTGCAGCTGGAACCATTCTCAGTTCTATCATTTTTCCATTCTTTTTAGCCATGTTTGAATCTATTCCACAATTACAACATCTCACTTCAGATATGTTATTATCAGCCATCTATTCCGGTTTATTTACTGGGCTAGGTTGTGGTATTGTTTTTAGAATTGGATATAGTACAGGAGGAACAGATATTCCACCTATTATTATCAACAAAAAATTCCATGTATCTTTAGGTGTCTGTGTCTATTTTTTTGATGTCATTGTTTTATTAGGACAATCATTTTTTACGAGTTTTGAAGGTATTTTATATGGAATTATTACAGTCTTTATTACAGCTATTGTATTGGATAAGGTCACTATTTTTGGTGAAAAAAATCTTCAAGTGCTTGTTATTTCAGCCCATTATGAAGAAATTGCAGAAGCTATTTTTAATGAAATTGATAGAGGTTGCACTTTTGTCAATGTAACAACAGGATACTTTCATGATCAGCAAAATGCAGTTTTATGTGTTGTCAATAACCGTGAATATCCTATCATAAATGATTTGGTTATGGAGATTGATCCGACCGCATTTATTATTGGAAGTGAAATACATAGTGTTAAAGGTAGAGGATTTACTTTACCTAATATTGATTTAGATAAAAAGTTAAAAGAACGTATTTAA
- the prfB gene encoding peptide chain release factor 2, which translates to MELYEIKDGLEKARSLLNELFISVDIEGLKREIEGLTVQTMDENFWNNQEHARKIYDQLNEMKKKVDTYEHLITTLTELEETYQYVKESDDDEFKIVLDEDYVTFEKNMDDFEKTLLFSGEYDHHNALLEIHPGAGGTESQDWAAMLMRMYQRYADKKGWKIEVLDYLDGEEAGLKSVSLRIVGYNAYGHLKAEKGVHRLVRISPFDSSKRRHTSFASVDVMPEFDNDIEIEIDPHDIRIDTYRASGAGGQHINKTDSAIRITHLPTHIVVTCQSQRSQIQNREQAMIMLKSKLYQLMLEKQASQLNEIKGEQKAIEWGSQIRSYVLHPYSMVKDNRSQYESNNPKAILDGDLDDCIYAYLKSQVKE; encoded by the coding sequence ATGGAATTATATGAAATAAAGGATGGGCTTGAAAAAGCCCGTTCTTTACTCAATGAACTCTTTATTTCTGTTGATATCGAAGGTTTGAAAAGAGAAATTGAAGGTTTGACTGTTCAAACAATGGATGAAAACTTTTGGAATAATCAAGAACATGCAAGAAAAATATATGATCAATTAAATGAAATGAAAAAGAAAGTCGATACTTATGAACATTTAATAACGACTTTAACTGAATTAGAAGAAACTTATCAGTATGTTAAAGAAAGTGATGATGATGAATTTAAAATCGTATTAGACGAAGATTATGTCACTTTTGAAAAGAATATGGATGATTTTGAAAAAACACTCTTATTTTCAGGAGAATATGATCATCACAATGCCTTGTTGGAAATCCATCCAGGAGCTGGTGGAACAGAATCACAGGATTGGGCAGCGATGTTAATGCGTATGTATCAAAGATATGCAGATAAAAAAGGCTGGAAAATTGAAGTTTTAGATTACTTAGATGGTGAAGAAGCTGGATTGAAGTCAGTAAGTTTGCGTATTGTTGGATATAATGCTTATGGACATTTAAAAGCAGAGAAAGGTGTTCATCGTTTAGTACGTATTTCACCGTTTGATTCTTCTAAACGTCGCCATACATCATTTGCTTCTGTTGATGTAATGCCAGAATTTGATAATGATATTGAAATTGAAATTGATCCACATGATATTCGTATTGATACTTATCGTGCTTCAGGAGCTGGGGGACAACATATCAATAAAACCGATTCAGCGATTCGTATTACCCATCTTCCTACACATATTGTAGTAACATGTCAATCACAACGTTCACAAATTCAAAACCGTGAACAGGCGATGATTATGTTGAAATCAAAACTCTATCAATTGATGTTGGAAAAGCAGGCATCACAGCTAAATGAGATTAAAGGTGAACAAAAAGCGATAGAATGGGGTAGCCAAATTCGTTCGTATGTTTTACATCCTTATTCAATGGTAAAGGATAATCGTAGTCAATATGAATCTAATAATCCAAAAGCTATTTTAGATGGGGATTTGGATGATTGTATATATGCTTATTTGAAATCACAGGTAAAGGAGTGA
- the secA gene encoding preprotein translocase subunit SecA translates to MASKKQEIRKQIKKKEAKELEELGLNPNAEIVDLNDDLGEDVVVETFDDVVKKSNQPIEFNTTPQKEKKGLFGSIKKAFSQDNKILKKLEKQALQIMDLEPQYQAMSDEELAHQTEIFKERLQNGETLDDLLNEAFATVREAAYRRLGLKAFKVQLMGAISLHNGDIAEMKTGEGKTLTSIFPVYLNALTGQGVHVVTVNDYLAERDKTDNGKVYEFLGLTVGLNKRELTKDQKRTQHACDITYTTNAELGFDYLRDNMVTRMEDKVLRPLNYALVDEVDSILIDESRTPLIISGGKKNTAALYVQADKFVKSLREEKDYEVDIESKTVNLTADGISKAEKAFRIQNLYDPEHTALVHHINQALKANYTMSLNVEYMIATEDGSHDIRNASIMIIDQFTGRVMPGRAYSDGLHQALEAKEGVPIKEETVTLATITYQNFFRLFNKLAGMTGTAKTEEEEFRTIYNMRVIEIPTNRPVIRDDKPDLVFAKQSAKYKAICDEVEKRHSYGQPILLGTVSVETSELLSKMLNKRGIRHNVLNAKNHAKEALIIEKAGVMGAVTIATNMAGRGTDIKLGEGVPEIGGLMVIGSERHESRRIDNQLRGRSGRQGDPGCSLFFVSFEDELMQRFANEKMKDRMGSFLEDEAIESKMVTKSIENAQKRVEGQNFDIRKQLLQYDDVMRQQREIMYKERDDIMSQTDLSSIVKGMFEQAVENTVRQFTKHDGKANNVDVDGVLNYISKNYMLLASLSAKNKDVVVHDAKKLSNSLSEIVYLQYQNRFNKDLPAEIKLDYERRILLGVIDHTWINHIDAMQKLRNGIYLRAYAQRDPLQEYTEEAFYMFEEMTKSISQDITRNIVHMGIAPGSEQEKQIPAVQIELEFKAD, encoded by the coding sequence ATGGCAAGTAAAAAACAAGAAATTAGAAAACAAATTAAAAAGAAAGAAGCCAAAGAATTAGAAGAACTTGGTTTAAATCCTAATGCTGAAATTGTGGATTTAAATGATGATTTAGGTGAAGATGTTGTTGTAGAAACATTTGATGATGTGGTTAAAAAATCAAATCAGCCAATTGAATTTAATACAACACCACAAAAAGAAAAGAAAGGTTTATTTGGTTCTATTAAAAAGGCTTTTTCACAAGATAATAAAATATTAAAGAAACTTGAAAAACAGGCTTTACAAATTATGGATTTAGAGCCTCAATATCAAGCAATGAGTGATGAAGAATTAGCCCATCAAACAGAAATCTTTAAAGAACGTTTACAAAATGGTGAAACTTTAGATGATTTATTAAATGAGGCTTTTGCAACTGTCCGTGAAGCAGCTTATAGACGTTTAGGTTTAAAGGCTTTTAAAGTGCAATTAATGGGTGCGATTTCATTACACAATGGTGATATTGCAGAAATGAAAACAGGTGAAGGGAAAACTTTAACATCTATTTTTCCAGTTTATTTAAATGCCTTAACAGGACAAGGTGTTCATGTTGTTACTGTTAATGATTACTTGGCAGAACGTGATAAAACAGACAATGGAAAAGTATATGAGTTTTTAGGCTTAACAGTTGGTTTAAATAAACGTGAATTAACAAAAGATCAAAAACGTACACAACATGCTTGTGATATTACGTATACAACAAATGCTGAACTTGGATTTGACTATCTAAGAGATAATATGGTCACAAGAATGGAAGATAAGGTTTTAAGACCATTGAATTATGCTTTAGTAGATGAAGTTGACTCAATTTTAATTGATGAATCAAGAACACCATTAATTATTTCTGGTGGTAAGAAAAATACTGCGGCTTTATATGTGCAGGCAGATAAATTTGTCAAATCTTTGCGTGAAGAAAAAGATTATGAAGTGGATATTGAAAGTAAAACAGTGAATTTGACAGCAGATGGTATCAGTAAAGCTGAAAAAGCATTTAGAATTCAAAACTTATATGATCCTGAACATACAGCTTTAGTGCATCACATTAATCAAGCATTAAAAGCAAACTATACAATGAGCCTAAATGTTGAATATATGATTGCGACAGAAGATGGGAGTCATGATATTAGAAATGCCAGTATTATGATTATTGATCAGTTTACAGGGCGTGTTATGCCAGGACGTGCTTATAGTGATGGTTTACATCAAGCTTTGGAAGCTAAAGAGGGCGTACCTATTAAAGAAGAAACTGTCACTCTAGCAACTATTACTTATCAGAATTTCTTCCGTTTGTTTAATAAATTAGCTGGGATGACAGGAACGGCTAAAACTGAAGAAGAAGAATTTAGAACGATTTACAACATGCGAGTTATAGAAATTCCAACGAATAGACCTGTTATTCGTGATGATAAACCAGATTTGGTTTTTGCCAAACAATCTGCAAAATATAAAGCAATTTGTGATGAAGTAGAAAAAAGACATAGCTATGGACAACCTATTTTATTAGGAACAGTTTCTGTTGAAACTTCTGAACTTTTAAGTAAGATGTTAAATAAACGTGGCATTAGACATAATGTCTTGAATGCGAAAAACCATGCAAAAGAAGCTTTAATTATTGAAAAAGCAGGGGTTATGGGTGCTGTCACGATTGCGACAAACATGGCTGGACGTGGAACCGACATTAAATTAGGTGAAGGTGTACCAGAAATTGGTGGATTGATGGTTATTGGTAGTGAAAGACATGAGTCAAGACGTATTGATAATCAGTTAAGAGGACGTTCTGGACGTCAAGGAGATCCTGGATGTTCATTGTTCTTTGTATCTTTTGAAGATGAATTGATGCAAAGATTTGCTAATGAAAAGATGAAAGATAGAATGGGATCTTTCTTAGAAGATGAAGCCATTGAAAGTAAGATGGTTACAAAATCTATTGAAAATGCTCAAAAACGTGTTGAAGGGCAAAACTTTGATATTCGTAAACAGTTATTGCAATATGATGATGTGATGCGTCAACAACGTGAAATCATGTATAAAGAACGTGATGATATTATGTCACAGACTGATTTAAGTTCCATTGTTAAAGGAATGTTTGAACAGGCTGTAGAAAATACTGTTCGTCAATTTACAAAACATGATGGAAAAGCCAATAATGTTGATGTAGATGGAGTATTGAATTATATTTCTAAAAATTATATGCTATTAGCTTCTTTATCAGCCAAAAATAAAGATGTTGTGGTTCATGATGCTAAGAAATTATCTAATAGTTTATCTGAAATTGTTTACTTACAATATCAAAATAGATTTAATAAAGATTTGCCAGCTGAAATTAAACTTGATTATGAAAGAAGAATTTTATTAGGTGTTATTGATCATACATGGATTAATCATATTGATGCGATGCAGAAATTAAGAAATGGTATCTATTTACGTGCTTATGCACAAAGAGATCCATTACAAGAATATACAGAAGAAGCCTTCTATATGTTTGAAGAAATGACGAAATCAATTTCTCAAGATATTACTAGAAATATTGTTCATATGGGTATTGCTCCTGGTAGTGAACAAGAAAAACAAATTCCTGCTGTACAAATTGAATTGGAGTTTAAAGCGGATTAA
- a CDS encoding cold-shock protein encodes MQGKVKWFNAEKGFGFIDRGEGKDVFVHYSQIIQDGYKSLNEGELVEFELYSTERGLQARHVVKI; translated from the coding sequence ATGCAAGGTAAAGTAAAATGGTTTAATGCTGAAAAAGGATTTGGATTCATTGATCGTGGTGAAGGAAAAGATGTTTTTGTTCATTATAGTCAAATTATACAAGATGGATATAAATCTTTAAATGAAGGTGAATTGGTAGAGTTTGAACTCTATTCAACAGAACGTGGTTTACAAGCTAGGCATGTTGTAAAAATTTAG
- a CDS encoding flavodoxin family protein: protein MKVILLNGSPHLKGCTYTALHEVEKTLNEEGIETELITIGQRDIRGCIGCRQCKEKGECIFSDEVNEVAKKLKDSDGLVIGSPVYYASANGTLIAFLDRLFYGSSFDKTMKVGASVVSARRAGTTATFDELNKYFTISQMPIVSSQYWNMVHGNTPEEVQRDLEGLQIMRTLGHNMAFLMKSIQLGKQQFGMPEREEGVHTNFIR, encoded by the coding sequence ATGAAAGTGATTTTATTAAACGGAAGTCCACATTTGAAGGGATGTACTTACACTGCTTTACATGAAGTAGAAAAAACATTAAATGAAGAAGGTATTGAAACAGAATTAATCACTATTGGACAAAGAGATATACGTGGATGTATTGGATGTCGTCAATGTAAAGAAAAAGGAGAATGTATTTTTAGTGATGAAGTGAATGAAGTGGCTAAAAAATTGAAAGATAGTGATGGACTGGTTATTGGTTCACCGGTTTATTATGCCAGTGCAAATGGAACATTGATTGCTTTTTTGGATCGTTTGTTTTACGGTAGTTCATTTGATAAGACAATGAAAGTTGGAGCGAGTGTCGTAAGTGCTAGACGTGCTGGAACAACCGCAACATTTGATGAACTGAATAAATATTTTACAATTTCTCAAATGCCAATTGTTTCAAGTCAATATTGGAATATGGTGCATGGCAATACCCCTGAAGAAGTGCAACGAGACTTAGAAGGATTGCAAATTATGCGTACATTAGGACATAATATGGCATTCTTGATGAAAAGTATTCAGCTTGGAAAACAACAATTTGGAATGCCAGAACGTGAAGAAGGTGTGCATACAAACTTTATTCGCTAA
- a CDS encoding ArsR/SmtB family transcription factor, with product MRLVDFFKLLGDYTRLRIILELKTKRCVGELAEKLDMSHSAVSHQLNILKANGIVKSQRQGKYIYYIVQDEYIQKAIERCKTLFDKKYCS from the coding sequence ATGCGATTGGTGGATTTTTTCAAATTGCTGGGAGATTATACAAGATTAAGAATAATTCTTGAATTAAAAACAAAAAGATGTGTTGGAGAATTAGCAGAAAAATTAGATATGTCTCATTCAGCAGTATCTCACCAATTAAATATATTAAAAGCCAATGGTATAGTAAAAAGTCAAAGACAAGGAAAATACATTTACTATATAGTGCAAGATGAATATATACAAAAAGCTATCGAAAGGTGCAAAACCTTATTTGATAAGAAGTATTGTTCGTAA
- a CDS encoding cation transporter, which yields MKKTYKIEVDCANCANLMEDAAKKTAGVANATVNFMTQKMIVEFEDGKELKAVMNDVLKACKKVEPDCEIEL from the coding sequence ATGAAAAAAACTTACAAAATCGAAGTTGACTGTGCAAACTGTGCAAATCTTATGGAGGATGCAGCAAAAAAGACAGCAGGAGTAGCAAATGCAACTGTAAACTTTATGACACAAAAAATGATTGTAGAGTTTGAAGATGGAAAAGAACTAAAAGCAGTTATGAATGATGTTTTAAAGGCTTGCAAAAAAGTAGAGCCAGATTGTGAGATAGAACTTTAG
- a CDS encoding IS1634 family transposase, with product MKRFEKGFRMYYDDSGYLRKYTKLKEKIQKEADMMGYFAIVTTQEMGAGEALETYRDRDTVEKLFRSLKSELDFNKFRVHGDASMESKIFITFLANIVRNEVFTKTKEIRRKNKKDYTVPGIIHEMNKIEITRDSRNEYVRRYGLSRKQKEILKQFGITDEDVKNYVKEINEKMK from the coding sequence ATGAAAAGATTCGAAAAGGGATTCAGGATGTATTATGATGATAGCGGATATTTAAGGAAGTATACAAAGCTGAAGGAAAAGATACAGAAAGAAGCGGACATGATGGGATACTTTGCGATAGTGACAACGCAGGAAATGGGTGCAGGGGAAGCACTTGAAACATATAGAGACAGGGATACAGTTGAGAAACTGTTTAGAAGCCTGAAGAGTGAACTGGATTTTAATAAATTCAGAGTTCATGGAGATGCATCGATGGAATCAAAGATTTTTATTACATTCCTGGCAAATATAGTTAGAAATGAAGTATTCACAAAGACAAAGGAAATAAGAAGAAAAAACAAGAAAGACTATACAGTACCGGGAATCATACATGAGATGAATAAAATAGAGATAACAAGAGACAGCAGGAATGAGTATGTAAGAAGATATGGGTTAAGTCGAAAACAAAAAGAGATATTGAAACAATTTGGAATCACAGATGAAGATGTAAAGAACTATGTAAAAGAAATAAATGAAAAGATGAAATAA
- a CDS encoding IS1634 family transposase: MIDDEFMIPNDNARIYFPEWFENEKSPEMSDTISIGNTMVIDRIMNESGLSSLLDSIFDDDSSLIKDVMQYMIIGETTAIQHFPSFMRRIPVFSKQIYSDSSIGRLLKDRIKFRDTDLFLKSWNNMHKGDAIYISYDSTNMNTYSEGIEIAELGHAKDDDEVPIVNMSYSIDQKNGTPLFYETYMGSIIDNSQLTYMVDRAKEYGYENIGLILDRGYFSARNIRYIEKKGYDLIMMVKTNQKKISELITRHRLSIANQIDAYIEKYEIYGKTVKAKLYDDEKEYYVHIYYDGEKANEQRSMLLNSYAKLERDLEKEFQRQSSTEKKT; this comes from the coding sequence ATGATTGATGATGAATTCATGATTCCTAATGACAATGCTAGAATCTATTTCCCTGAATGGTTCGAAAATGAAAAATCACCTGAAATGTCTGATACCATTTCTATTGGAAATACAATGGTCATTGATAGGATTATGAATGAGTCAGGTCTTTCATCGCTTCTTGATTCTATCTTCGATGATGATTCCTCTCTTATCAAGGATGTCATGCAATATATGATCATTGGTGAAACAACAGCCATTCAGCATTTTCCATCATTCATGAGGAGAATTCCCGTCTTTTCAAAACAGATATATAGCGATTCTTCCATAGGGAGGCTTCTCAAGGACAGGATCAAATTCAGAGATACCGATCTTTTCCTTAAGTCATGGAACAACATGCATAAAGGTGATGCCATATACATCAGCTATGACAGCACCAACATGAATACATATAGCGAGGGCATAGAAATTGCAGAACTAGGTCATGCAAAGGATGATGATGAAGTACCGATTGTAAATATGAGCTACTCCATTGATCAGAAAAATGGTACGCCACTATTCTATGAAACGTATATGGGGAGCATCATCGACAACAGTCAGCTGACATACATGGTGGACAGGGCAAAGGAATATGGATATGAAAATATCGGACTGATACTTGATAGAGGATATTTCAGTGCCAGAAACATAAGATATATAGAGAAAAAGGGATATGACCTTATAATGATGGTGAAAACCAATCAGAAAAAGATTAGTGAACTTATTACCAGACATAGGCTCAGCATAGCAAATCAGATAGATGCATATATAGAGAAATATGAAATCTATGGAAAGACAGTGAAGGCAAAACTGTATGATGATGAAAAGGAATACTATGTTCACATCTACTATGATGGCGAAAAGGCGAATGAACAGAGAAGTATGCTTTTGAATTCATACGCAAAGCTTGAAAGGGATCTGGAAAAAGAATTTCAAAGACAAAGCTCAACAGAAAAGAAGACATGA